From Microbacterium sp. LWH11-1.2, one genomic window encodes:
- a CDS encoding DMT family transporter codes for MNAQGGFSRRGWLLFGAMALLWGVPYLFISIAVESLSPPAIVAGRTLIAAVLLLPFALRGGALRAALKHWPWVLAFGLVEMAGPFVLLGHAEMTLPSGMTGLLVATVPLFAALIALGGGDRGVLRPARGIGLLVGFVGVGIVVAGPGLFGGEVSLLAAGEVLLVAVLYAIAPFIVARKLADVPSLGTITLSLLMIGILYLPIGLLTQHEVPTLPSIGALLALAVICTAVAFLAFFALIREVGPVRAPLFTYVNPVVAIVLGAIVLSEPLTPGLLIGFPLIIAGCWFAATGGRLRRATGDPLGSDPLASDPPPAAALPPAP; via the coding sequence GTGAACGCCCAGGGAGGGTTCTCCCGCCGCGGTTGGCTCCTCTTCGGCGCGATGGCGCTGCTGTGGGGCGTGCCCTATCTCTTCATCAGCATCGCGGTCGAGTCGCTCTCCCCGCCCGCGATCGTGGCCGGCCGCACTCTCATCGCCGCAGTGCTGCTGCTGCCGTTCGCCCTCCGCGGCGGGGCGCTGCGCGCCGCCCTCAAGCACTGGCCGTGGGTGCTGGCCTTCGGGCTGGTCGAGATGGCCGGTCCCTTCGTGCTGCTGGGGCATGCCGAGATGACGCTGCCCTCGGGCATGACCGGTCTTCTGGTCGCCACGGTGCCCCTTTTCGCGGCCCTGATCGCCCTCGGCGGAGGGGATCGCGGCGTGCTCCGCCCTGCGCGGGGCATCGGCCTCCTCGTCGGCTTCGTGGGCGTCGGGATCGTGGTGGCGGGACCGGGGCTGTTCGGCGGCGAGGTCAGCCTGCTCGCCGCGGGCGAGGTGCTGCTCGTCGCGGTCCTCTACGCGATCGCCCCGTTCATCGTGGCGCGCAAGCTCGCCGATGTGCCCTCGCTCGGCACGATCACGCTGTCGCTGCTGATGATCGGCATCCTCTACCTCCCGATCGGTCTGCTCACCCAGCACGAGGTCCCGACGCTGCCGTCCATCGGCGCGCTCCTCGCTCTCGCGGTGATCTGCACGGCCGTCGCGTTCCTCGCGTTCTTCGCCCTCATCCGCGAGGTCGGACCGGTGCGCGCGCCGCTGTTCACCTACGTGAACCCCGTCGTGGCGATCGTGCTCGGCGCGATCGTGCTCTCCGAACCGCTGACGCCCGGGCTGCTCATCGGATTCCCGCTCATCATCGCCGGATGCTGGTTCGCGGCGACCGGCGGGCGCCTGCGGCGCGCCACCGGCGACCCGCTCGGCTCCGATCCGCTCGCATCCGATCCGCCTCCCGCCGCAGCGCTGCCGCCGGCTCCCTGA
- a CDS encoding DNA polymerase III subunit gamma and tau — MTTALYRRYRPETFGEMIGQSQVTDPLMTALRGDRVGHAYLFSGPRGCGKTTSARILARCLNCAAGPTDTPCGTCDSCVELSRAGGGSLDVVEIDAASHNGVDDARDLRERATFAPSRDRYKIFILDEAHMVTPQGFNALLKLVEEPPEHVKFIFATTEPEKVLGTIRSRTHHYPFRLVPPAAMLEYVAKLCGEEGVIVEQGVLPLVVRAGGGSPRDTLSLLDQLIAGSDAPAGSETVTVGYARAVALLGYTHAALLDEIVDALAAGDAAAAFPAIDRVVQTGQDPRRFVDDLLERLRDLIVIAAVGAGASAVLRGIAEDDLERMRGQAAAFGASRLSRTADVVSAALDDMSGATSPRLHLELMVARVLAGATDAVATAPAAAAERPAAPASRAQAPAAEASRPAAAPAPAASAPATAAAAPEPAVAAVATPAVDAPTVETSAETTAAPDAAPPAPEAAPATAVPAGPVTLESVTAAWPAVLTRLEGISRTSWLLATAVQPLAYVTESDVLTLGFTSQHDVAKFKGTTPGSGPSDHLRTAIEQELGVRVKYIPAPMPSGGAPRQPAASAASAPSDAAPASEPASAGSSRPQVRGASAPSVTEWAVAPIPTAEPAGEAPAPASPLPVDDEPEEVEAAASAPVPPADGAVDRDEPPLPGDDDAPAFDDEPPYDPAYEPAGASQGPPPRQEQRGPSAPAAPVTPRAQRAPAAPPVVTDRAPSVGGVQRYGEAVIRQVLGATFLREEPYEPPTRFS; from the coding sequence GTGACCACAGCCCTCTACCGCCGCTACCGACCCGAGACGTTCGGCGAGATGATCGGGCAGTCCCAGGTGACCGATCCGCTGATGACCGCGCTGCGCGGTGACCGTGTCGGGCACGCCTACCTGTTCTCCGGGCCGCGCGGGTGCGGCAAGACGACCTCGGCGCGCATCCTCGCCCGCTGCCTGAACTGCGCGGCAGGGCCGACCGACACGCCCTGCGGCACCTGCGACAGCTGCGTCGAGCTCTCCCGCGCCGGCGGGGGATCGCTCGACGTCGTCGAGATCGACGCCGCGAGTCACAACGGCGTCGACGACGCGCGCGACCTCCGCGAGCGGGCGACGTTCGCCCCGAGCCGTGACCGCTACAAGATCTTCATCCTCGACGAGGCGCACATGGTGACGCCGCAGGGGTTCAACGCGCTGCTGAAGCTCGTCGAGGAGCCGCCGGAGCACGTGAAGTTCATCTTCGCGACGACCGAGCCCGAGAAGGTGCTCGGCACGATCCGCTCGCGCACGCACCACTACCCGTTCCGTCTCGTCCCGCCCGCCGCGATGCTCGAGTACGTCGCGAAGCTCTGCGGCGAAGAGGGCGTGATCGTCGAGCAGGGCGTGCTCCCGCTCGTGGTCCGTGCCGGCGGAGGGTCTCCGCGAGACACCCTGTCGCTGCTCGACCAGCTGATCGCCGGCTCCGACGCCCCGGCCGGCTCCGAGACCGTCACCGTCGGGTACGCCCGTGCCGTCGCCCTCCTCGGGTACACGCACGCGGCCCTGCTCGACGAGATCGTCGACGCGCTCGCCGCGGGCGACGCCGCAGCCGCCTTCCCCGCGATCGACCGCGTCGTGCAGACCGGTCAGGACCCCCGTCGCTTCGTCGACGATCTGCTCGAGCGGCTGCGCGACCTCATCGTGATCGCCGCCGTCGGCGCCGGTGCGTCGGCTGTCCTGCGCGGCATCGCCGAAGACGACCTCGAGCGCATGCGCGGGCAGGCGGCGGCCTTCGGCGCCTCCCGCCTCTCGCGCACGGCCGACGTCGTCAGCGCGGCTCTCGACGACATGAGCGGTGCGACCTCCCCGCGCCTGCACCTCGAGCTCATGGTGGCGCGCGTGCTCGCCGGAGCGACGGATGCCGTGGCGACCGCTCCAGCGGCCGCTGCCGAGCGCCCGGCGGCTCCCGCCTCCCGTGCCCAGGCGCCGGCCGCCGAGGCATCGAGGCCCGCCGCGGCACCGGCACCGGCGGCATCCGCACCGGCAACGGCCGCTGCGGCACCTGAGCCGGCGGTCGCTGCTGTCGCGACCCCTGCCGTCGATGCTCCGACCGTCGAGACCTCGGCCGAGACGACGGCGGCTCCGGATGCCGCGCCGCCCGCGCCGGAAGCCGCTCCCGCAACGGCTGTCCCCGCGGGGCCGGTGACCCTGGAGAGCGTCACCGCCGCCTGGCCCGCCGTGCTCACGCGTCTCGAGGGCATCAGCCGCACGTCCTGGCTGCTCGCGACAGCGGTGCAGCCGCTGGCGTACGTCACGGAGAGCGACGTGCTGACGCTCGGCTTCACGAGCCAGCACGACGTGGCCAAGTTCAAGGGGACGACGCCCGGCTCCGGACCGTCCGACCACCTGCGCACGGCCATCGAGCAGGAGCTCGGCGTGCGTGTGAAGTACATCCCCGCTCCGATGCCTTCCGGCGGTGCGCCGCGCCAGCCCGCGGCATCCGCCGCCTCGGCACCGTCCGACGCCGCGCCCGCATCGGAGCCTGCGTCAGCGGGGTCCTCCCGTCCGCAGGTCCGTGGCGCGTCCGCTCCCTCCGTGACGGAGTGGGCGGTCGCCCCCATCCCCACGGCGGAGCCCGCGGGCGAGGCGCCGGCGCCGGCATCCCCGCTTCCCGTCGATGACGAGCCCGAAGAGGTCGAGGCGGCGGCATCCGCGCCCGTTCCCCCCGCCGACGGCGCCGTGGATCGTGACGAGCCTCCCCTTCCGGGCGACGACGATGCTCCCGCCTTCGACGACGAGCCGCCGTACGACCCGGCCTACGAGCCGGCCGGAGCGTCACAGGGACCGCCGCCGCGTCAGGAACAGCGGGGGCCGTCCGCTCCCGCTGCTCCCGTAACTCCCCGGGCGCAGCGTGCACCCGCCGCTCCGCCCGTCGTCACCGATCGCGCGCCCTCCGTCGGGGGAGTGCAGCGCTACGGTGAGGCCGTGATCCGCCAGGTGCTCGGCGCGACCTTCCTGCGCGAAGAGCCCTACGAGCCCCCGACGAGGTTCTCCTGA
- the recR gene encoding recombination mediator RecR, translating to MYDGIVQELIDEFGRLPGIGPKSAQRIAFHILQTPTFDVARLAELLTEIRIRVRFCEVCGNVAEQERCAICRDPRRSQALICVVEDAKDVAAIERTREFRGLYHVLGGVISPIAGIGPDDLRIAQLMTRLADGTVQEVILATNPNLEGEATASYLSRLLTTMQITVSRLASGLPVGGDLEYADEVTLGRAFEGRRVL from the coding sequence ATGTACGACGGCATCGTTCAGGAGCTGATCGACGAGTTCGGTCGGCTCCCCGGCATCGGGCCGAAGTCGGCCCAGCGCATCGCGTTCCACATCCTGCAGACGCCGACGTTCGACGTCGCCCGCCTCGCGGAGCTGCTCACCGAGATCCGCATCCGCGTGCGGTTCTGCGAGGTGTGCGGCAACGTCGCCGAGCAGGAGCGGTGTGCGATCTGCCGCGACCCTCGACGCAGTCAGGCCCTGATCTGCGTCGTCGAAGACGCGAAGGACGTCGCGGCCATCGAGCGCACCAGAGAGTTCCGCGGGCTGTACCACGTGCTCGGCGGCGTGATCAGCCCCATCGCCGGCATCGGCCCCGACGATCTGCGCATCGCCCAGCTCATGACGCGGCTGGCCGACGGCACCGTGCAGGAGGTCATCCTGGCCACCAACCCCAACCTCGAGGGCGAGGCCACGGCGAGCTACCTCAGCAGACTGCTGACGACCATGCAGATCACCGTCTCGCGGCTGGCCTCCGGCCTCCCGGTCGGCGGCGACCTCGAATACGCCGACGAGGTCACCCTCGGTCGCGCCTTCGAGGGCCGGCGCGTCCTGTGA